In one window of Musa acuminata AAA Group cultivar baxijiao chromosome BXJ3-2, Cavendish_Baxijiao_AAA, whole genome shotgun sequence DNA:
- the LOC135586088 gene encoding protein SPEAR1-like isoform X2: protein MNLDFYGLKVRINFGISCFLGLLHSSFSTKERLVLSGEVLMGSRNYPQQLGLGSGRSAGSSRRGKKNNMEKPKQPQRGLGVAQLEKIILQNQMMGSYPSPLDCDLEKVDNGQVQMGCPPSPSSSSVATPSSSLFDLRPNSVIGFGDTAVTATRYSAYHSFFHQAVRPTTTLPLLEPSMETSSYHDEQCNSIGSISQNSCDSQELDLELKL from the exons ATGAATCTTGATTTTTATGGGCTCAAAGTAAGGATCAACTTTGGCATATCGTGCTTCTTGGGACTGCTGCATTCAAGCTTTTCTACTAAAGAAAG GTTGGTGTTGAGTGGTGAAGTACTGATGGGAAGCAGGAACTATCCACAGCAGCTGGGATTAGGAAGTGGGAGATCTGCTGGGTCCTCGAGGAGGGGAAAGAAGAACAATATGGAGAAGCCAAAACAGCCTCAAAGAGGCCTTGGTGTGGCTCAGTTGGAGAAGATCATATTACAGAATCAAATGATGGGAAGCTACCCTTCTCCATTGGACTGTGATCTCGAAAAG GTCGACAATGGTCAAGTGCAAATGGGATGTCCACCATCTCCCTCTTCGTCATCGGTTGCCACCCCATCATCTTCGCTGTTCGATCTTCGCCCCAATTCAGTG ATCGGCTTTGGAGACACCGCAGTGACGGCAACCAGATATAGTGCGTATCATTCTTTCTTTCATCAAGCAGTGAGACCGACTACAACACTGCCTCTCTTGGAGCCAAGCATGGAG ACCAGCAGTTATCACGATGAGCAATGCAACTCCATTGGTTCAATCAGTCAGAACTCATGCGATTCCCAAGAACTCGATTTAGAGCTTAAATTATGA
- the LOC135586088 gene encoding protein SPEAR1-like isoform X1 — translation MNLDFYGLKVRINFGISCFLGLLHSSFSTKERLVLSGEVLMGSRNYPQQLGLGSGRSAGSSRRGKKNNMEKPKQPQRGLGVAQLEKIILQNQMMGSYPSPLDCDLEKVDNGQVQMGCPPSPSSSSVATPSSSLFDLRPNSVILWEDRMDRFVLFQIGFGDTAVTATRYSAYHSFFHQAVRPTTTLPLLEPSMETSSYHDEQCNSIGSISQNSCDSQELDLELKL, via the exons ATGAATCTTGATTTTTATGGGCTCAAAGTAAGGATCAACTTTGGCATATCGTGCTTCTTGGGACTGCTGCATTCAAGCTTTTCTACTAAAGAAAG GTTGGTGTTGAGTGGTGAAGTACTGATGGGAAGCAGGAACTATCCACAGCAGCTGGGATTAGGAAGTGGGAGATCTGCTGGGTCCTCGAGGAGGGGAAAGAAGAACAATATGGAGAAGCCAAAACAGCCTCAAAGAGGCCTTGGTGTGGCTCAGTTGGAGAAGATCATATTACAGAATCAAATGATGGGAAGCTACCCTTCTCCATTGGACTGTGATCTCGAAAAG GTCGACAATGGTCAAGTGCAAATGGGATGTCCACCATCTCCCTCTTCGTCATCGGTTGCCACCCCATCATCTTCGCTGTTCGATCTTCGCCCCAATTCAGTG ATCTTATGGGAAGATCGAATGGATCGGTTTGTTCTCTTTCAGATCGGCTTTGGAGACACCGCAGTGACGGCAACCAGATATAGTGCGTATCATTCTTTCTTTCATCAAGCAGTGAGACCGACTACAACACTGCCTCTCTTGGAGCCAAGCATGGAG ACCAGCAGTTATCACGATGAGCAATGCAACTCCATTGGTTCAATCAGTCAGAACTCATGCGATTCCCAAGAACTCGATTTAGAGCTTAAATTATGA